One genomic region from Saprospiraceae bacterium encodes:
- a CDS encoding TIGR00730 family Rossman fold protein produces MNVGLSQVCVYCASSNQIDIKYFEAAGRLGDLLAEHHITLVYGGGASGLMGRIADHVMYAGGKVIGIIPDFMKQVEWAHNKITELHIVGDMHERKKRFLDGTDALVAMAGGCGTLEELLEAITLKRLGLFNKPIILLNTDGFYDDLIAMLHKCIDERFMNADSTQMWTVVHHPEEVIPAIRTAPKWHDDAITRATLK; encoded by the coding sequence ATGAATGTAGGATTGAGCCAGGTCTGTGTCTATTGCGCTTCAAGCAATCAGATAGACATCAAATATTTTGAGGCTGCCGGTAGGTTGGGTGATTTGCTGGCAGAGCATCATATTACCCTGGTATATGGGGGAGGGGCTTCCGGCCTCATGGGGCGTATCGCTGATCATGTCATGTACGCCGGTGGCAAGGTGATTGGGATCATTCCGGATTTTATGAAGCAAGTAGAGTGGGCACACAATAAAATCACCGAACTCCATATAGTAGGGGATATGCATGAGAGGAAAAAAAGATTTCTGGATGGCACTGATGCATTGGTGGCCATGGCTGGCGGATGTGGGACCCTGGAAGAACTTCTGGAGGCTATTACACTCAAAAGGCTGGGTCTGTTTAATAAGCCTATCATCCTGCTTAACACAGATGGGTTTTATGATGATCTGATAGCAATGTTGCATAAATGTATCGATGAGCGATTTATGAATGCGGACTCTACCCAAATGTGGACCGTAGTGCATCACCCTGAAGAGGTAATCCCGGCCATACGCACAGCACCCAAATGGCACGACGATGCGATCACGCGCGCGACCCTCAAATAA
- a CDS encoding TIGR04283 family arsenosugar biosynthesis glycosyltransferase has product MQLSVIIPVLNEEKLLPGLLNFLVDFLSEGIEIIVVDGGSKDDTISIAKSYPVLLLETIKSNRASQLNLGAKMAKGEVLYFLHVDTMPPASFIQDIFEQRSAGYESGSYRLQLGEQKSGLLAINSFFTKFRWLIFQGGGDQSLFIGRSTFEKIGGYNDSYVIMEDFDLVRRLWKHPIKTVVMDKTIVVSNRKYQTNAYLKVQMANLIAFSAFKLGVSPVKIKSWYCSMLHPWR; this is encoded by the coding sequence ATGCAGCTGTCTGTAATCATACCAGTCCTCAATGAGGAAAAATTATTGCCGGGTTTGTTGAACTTTCTGGTCGATTTTCTGAGTGAAGGTATAGAAATCATTGTAGTGGACGGAGGATCAAAGGATGATACCATATCCATCGCCAAATCATATCCGGTACTACTCCTCGAGACCATCAAATCTAATCGTGCCTCTCAATTAAATCTGGGTGCCAAAATGGCCAAAGGTGAGGTATTGTATTTTTTACATGTCGATACGATGCCGCCTGCTTCATTCATCCAAGATATTTTTGAGCAGCGATCCGCCGGATATGAATCCGGATCATACCGCTTGCAATTGGGAGAGCAAAAAAGCGGTCTATTAGCCATCAATTCATTTTTTACCAAATTCCGCTGGCTGATTTTCCAGGGCGGCGGAGATCAAAGTTTATTTATAGGTCGCTCCACTTTTGAAAAAATAGGTGGTTACAATGACTCCTATGTGATTATGGAAGATTTTGACCTGGTCAGAAGATTGTGGAAACATCCTATCAAAACTGTAGTCATGGACAAAACCATCGTCGTCTCAAATCGCAAATATCAAACTAACGCTTATCTCAAAGTGCAGATGGCTAACCTGATTGCATTTTCAGCATTTAAATTGGGGGTATCTCCCGTAAAAATTAAGTCCTGGTACTGCAGTATGCTTCATCCCTGGAGATAA